A stretch of Gemmatimonas aurantiaca T-27 DNA encodes these proteins:
- a CDS encoding ABC transporter permease/M1 family aminopeptidase — translation MRRVWPWLLFAVLTVFCFFMTRDGSLPVMLYQDLQLNAPFTVAKTYIFGTLIWMLFAASIAGESAARDISTGMYPLVFTTSLSRLEYLGGRFLAALVINLLVLQGVTAGILLGIYAPGVDPALVAPFRAATFLTGFAYITLPNAVVATALQFVLALRSGRTMAGYLGSMTLFFMGFFVASLIMYRQRFGPMFDPIGVRFIMEEISRSWTEVEKSTRLLSLSGTILANRVVWLSVAASALIATLVQFRFVHRAERSGVWRRLFQRSRASTASAPVPSTIAISSQAPVVVPNVTRSFGAGIALHQLLATAWISFRAIATSWAGLALLVFLPVITLPVLIDQMSSLGSPLVPTTIRILGELIAPLSDELSRWVIVPLLLVFFAGELVWREREAGLGDISDAMPGSDWTPLVGKFLGLALVVVVFLAAQMCAGLLAQTILGYSEYDVSLYLQILLGLQLPEYLLFALLTMVVHAVVNQKYVGHLVAILAYVFITLASLFGVEHNLLVFGAAPQWSYTEMRGFGGTVTPWLWFKLYWVSWSVLLAVVARLFWNRGREHSVRLRLAIARQRFRGPTAITAGVASTLILTFGSYVFYNTNVRHDYRTADEVAERSAEYERRYGRFAAVTQPHLAIANLEVDLHPAQPSVDITGTYHLVNRSAAAIDSVHVATPVGVSPLELTINRSAVHAVNDSALGHHVFVLATPLAPGDAMQLNFRVHVAPRGFAETGIDPSLAANGTFIGNNWLPAIGYQSSRELMSPSERRAYQLPSRTVIPSLYSKQAPLAPRGGTQLNTVLSTTEDQVAVAPGALQRTWVRDGRRYFHYETSAPIGNEWVFASARYAVHDETWNNPDQSGQSVQIRLYHHPTHTQYLDRTLRSIRASLTYYSAQFGPYPYTHLTMVERPGEGTGLHADASMLSHSEGFVHWHPRETAGSLDMPYAVVAHEMGHQWGVPSAYVEGAPVMSESLAWYYAMRLVQHTSGTEQLRRLTAFMREPYPYAPIRRGEPLLRGLDPYMSYRRGPFALQALSEYVGEAHINSAMRSLRNTHLPDSAPLATTLDLYRELKAVTPDSLNGLLHDLFEVNTYWSLETEQASMEKMAENMWQVTLDVRARKSAFDSAGVETIVPMDEWVEVGVFSEGASEPLYLQKHRIRTGSQRIVVSVPKAPSRAGIDPFHLLIDSTPQDNVRPLRASR, via the coding sequence ATGCGACGCGTCTGGCCATGGCTGTTGTTTGCCGTGTTGACCGTGTTCTGCTTTTTCATGACACGTGACGGTTCCTTGCCGGTGATGCTGTATCAGGACCTGCAACTCAATGCGCCGTTCACCGTAGCCAAGACGTACATCTTCGGCACGTTGATCTGGATGCTGTTTGCGGCATCGATCGCCGGAGAATCTGCGGCACGTGATATCAGCACCGGCATGTATCCGCTGGTGTTCACCACGTCACTGAGCCGGTTGGAATACCTCGGTGGACGGTTTCTGGCCGCGCTGGTGATCAACCTGCTCGTCTTGCAGGGCGTGACGGCGGGCATTCTGCTGGGGATCTATGCCCCCGGTGTCGACCCAGCCCTGGTCGCGCCATTTCGCGCAGCGACGTTTCTCACCGGATTTGCCTACATCACGCTGCCAAACGCCGTCGTCGCCACGGCGTTGCAGTTCGTATTGGCTCTGCGCAGCGGTCGCACCATGGCAGGCTATCTGGGCAGCATGACGCTGTTCTTCATGGGGTTCTTCGTGGCATCGCTGATCATGTATCGGCAACGCTTCGGTCCGATGTTCGATCCCATCGGTGTGCGGTTCATCATGGAAGAGATTTCCCGCTCATGGACCGAAGTGGAGAAGAGCACCCGCCTGCTGTCGCTCTCCGGGACGATCCTCGCCAATCGGGTGGTGTGGCTGAGTGTGGCCGCATCGGCATTGATTGCGACCCTGGTGCAGTTCCGGTTTGTGCATCGCGCTGAACGTAGCGGCGTGTGGCGCCGCCTCTTCCAACGGTCCCGCGCGTCCACTGCCAGCGCACCGGTGCCGTCCACAATCGCGATCTCCTCCCAGGCACCGGTGGTGGTACCCAATGTCACGCGATCGTTTGGCGCTGGCATCGCGCTGCATCAGTTGCTGGCGACGGCGTGGATCTCGTTTCGTGCCATTGCCACGAGTTGGGCGGGATTGGCGCTGCTGGTGTTTCTACCAGTGATCACGTTGCCGGTACTGATCGACCAGATGTCGTCGCTTGGCTCGCCACTGGTACCCACGACCATTCGCATTCTCGGCGAACTCATCGCACCACTGTCCGATGAACTGAGCCGCTGGGTGATTGTACCGCTGCTGCTCGTGTTCTTCGCCGGTGAATTGGTATGGCGCGAGCGAGAAGCCGGTCTTGGCGACATCAGCGATGCGATGCCCGGCTCGGACTGGACCCCGCTGGTGGGCAAGTTCCTCGGGTTGGCGTTGGTAGTAGTGGTGTTTCTGGCTGCGCAGATGTGTGCCGGACTGCTCGCCCAAACCATTCTCGGATACAGCGAGTACGACGTGTCGTTGTATCTGCAGATCCTGCTGGGGCTGCAATTGCCCGAGTATCTGCTCTTTGCACTGCTGACGATGGTGGTGCACGCCGTTGTGAACCAGAAGTATGTGGGCCATCTGGTCGCTATCCTGGCCTATGTGTTCATCACGCTGGCCTCGTTGTTCGGCGTGGAACACAACCTGTTGGTCTTCGGCGCGGCGCCGCAGTGGTCCTACACCGAGATGCGCGGATTTGGTGGCACCGTCACCCCATGGCTGTGGTTCAAGCTGTACTGGGTGTCCTGGTCGGTATTGCTGGCGGTCGTGGCACGATTGTTCTGGAATCGGGGCCGCGAGCACAGCGTGCGTCTTCGCCTCGCGATCGCCCGGCAACGGTTCAGGGGACCGACCGCGATCACCGCGGGCGTCGCCAGCACGCTGATCCTGACGTTTGGCAGCTACGTCTTCTACAACACCAACGTGCGGCACGACTATCGCACGGCAGATGAGGTGGCGGAGCGCAGTGCGGAGTACGAACGACGGTATGGCCGATTCGCCGCCGTCACACAGCCGCACCTCGCGATCGCCAACCTCGAGGTCGACCTGCACCCGGCGCAACCTTCCGTCGATATCACAGGCACCTATCATCTGGTGAATCGCAGCGCGGCGGCCATCGACTCGGTGCATGTGGCCACACCTGTTGGCGTATCTCCACTCGAGCTGACCATCAATCGGTCCGCCGTTCACGCCGTCAACGACAGCGCATTGGGCCATCACGTGTTCGTACTGGCTACGCCGCTCGCGCCGGGCGATGCGATGCAGCTCAACTTTCGTGTGCACGTCGCTCCTCGGGGCTTTGCGGAGACAGGCATCGACCCCTCGCTCGCCGCCAATGGCACATTCATTGGCAACAACTGGCTGCCGGCGATTGGCTATCAATCCAGCCGAGAGCTGATGTCGCCCAGCGAACGTCGGGCCTACCAGTTGCCCTCTCGTACAGTCATTCCCTCGCTGTACAGCAAACAGGCACCGCTGGCACCGCGTGGGGGCACGCAGCTCAACACCGTCCTCAGCACCACCGAAGATCAGGTCGCCGTTGCACCTGGCGCACTGCAGCGTACCTGGGTGCGCGACGGTCGGCGCTACTTTCACTACGAGACCAGCGCGCCCATCGGCAATGAATGGGTATTTGCATCCGCACGCTACGCCGTGCACGACGAGACATGGAACAACCCGGATCAGTCCGGTCAGTCCGTGCAGATCCGCCTTTACCACCACCCCACTCATACCCAGTATCTCGACCGCACCCTGCGCAGTATCCGCGCGTCACTGACGTACTACTCAGCACAGTTTGGCCCTTACCCGTACACGCATCTCACCATGGTGGAACGTCCGGGTGAAGGGACCGGCCTGCACGCCGACGCCAGCATGCTGTCGCACTCGGAAGGTTTTGTCCACTGGCACCCGCGCGAAACGGCAGGCAGTCTCGATATGCCGTATGCCGTGGTGGCTCACGAGATGGGACACCAATGGGGAGTACCGTCGGCGTACGTGGAAGGTGCGCCCGTGATGTCGGAGAGTCTCGCGTGGTACTACGCCATGCGTCTGGTGCAGCACACCTCCGGTACGGAGCAGTTGCGTCGACTCACGGCATTCATGCGTGAACCGTATCCGTATGCACCCATCCGTCGCGGCGAACCGTTGCTCCGTGGACTCGACCCCTACATGTCGTATCGACGGGGGCCTTTTGCCTTGCAAGCGCTCAGCGAATATGTGGGCGAAGCGCACATCAACAGCGCCATGCGGAGTCTGCGTAACACACATCTTCCCGACTCGGCGCCATTGGCCACGACCCTCGATCTGTACCGTGAACTCAAAGCCGTCACGCCCGATTCTTTGAACGGCCTGCTGCATGACCTGTTCGAAGTGAACACCTATTGGTCATTGGAGACCGAGCAGGCATCGATGGAGAAGATGGCCGAAAACATGTGGCAGGTCACGCTGGATGTGCGTGCGCGCAAGAGTGCTTTCGACAGCGCCGGCGTGGAGACCATCGTGCCAATGGACGAATGGGTGGAAGTCGGAGTGTTCAGCGAGGGCGCGTCCGAACCTCTGTACCTGCAGAAGCACCGCATTCGCACAGGATCACAGCGCATCGTCGTGTCGGTGCCTAAGGCTCCTTCACGGGCTGGCATTGATCCATTTCATCTATTGATCGATTCCACTCCTCAGGACAACGTCCGCCCGCTGCGCGCCAGCCGCTGA
- a CDS encoding M16 family metallopeptidase has product MTHRIGIGAWCWGLLITVGLGVCTPLSAQTPRFLDHIVSYRLANGLRVVLAPDSSARHASVELWLASGTIHDPRGQRGTAHLLEHVSAALAAPVDTIGRRQAQPLYANSNAQVRRDHARYFLLVDPSALDAALATHAARLALDRSTITDSIVRQHADIVVNEGRGEGTPITEGVQPYWRLQTGTYGDTHPYGLIGESETSVRSITAADLRAFAESHAAVGDALLLVVGAFDVPAARARIAARFGALPARAGMSARRWRELPPAQSLRRDMQRATSGPSRITRRFALPPLGDPALEHAEVALRMAAARWHQHGATFRQAPRVSIEPGMLASDLTIDAEVTHAERVDGSVIMASSRALDSALAAVARGDTAALTDARADATAALLTLHDALGFQRSRTEQLGEATFFTGDPNVARVRLRRLQRVTRTEAMRAAADWLVGRGYELALVATSESRPPEGTLPTNAPMVFGTSGARTIAETHDTTVHDVRFIVTPLHTLPVVRISVVSDSAPVATRQRATGSIAQLWTWLAGLRPQSGATVYVEGDITPSSAVNALSRATHGWLRTTKTGGLPAVAVAPLTPGVRNIPAPGRVQTQLRIELRIPSATPADEIALRVLRKRLTAALNTRLRTERRWSYGANSTVAVEGDSSRLTMLAEVQSDRVRESLQEAEAVVRAFADGTLRLPDHQVLAEEIRQELLLDHATLASIEGSLRADLAAGRTVHWRSLLLARVATTNAEDVARARRLADWSRMTITLTGDPQTLPQAPSGR; this is encoded by the coding sequence ATGACGCATCGGATTGGCATTGGAGCGTGGTGCTGGGGACTGCTGATCACTGTGGGACTTGGGGTCTGCACCCCTCTCAGCGCGCAGACACCGCGATTTCTCGATCACATCGTGAGCTACCGCCTGGCCAACGGGCTCCGTGTGGTACTGGCGCCCGATTCTTCGGCCCGGCATGCGAGCGTGGAGCTCTGGCTGGCCTCCGGCACCATCCACGATCCTCGTGGACAACGGGGTACGGCCCACCTGCTCGAACACGTGTCCGCGGCGCTGGCGGCTCCGGTGGATACCATCGGCCGGCGACAGGCGCAGCCGCTCTACGCCAACTCCAATGCCCAGGTACGCCGCGATCATGCGCGGTACTTCCTGCTCGTCGATCCATCGGCCCTCGATGCCGCGCTGGCCACACATGCTGCGCGTCTCGCACTCGACCGTAGCACCATCACGGACTCCATCGTACGCCAGCACGCTGATATCGTGGTCAATGAAGGACGCGGGGAGGGTACGCCGATCACCGAAGGCGTGCAGCCCTATTGGCGTCTGCAGACCGGCACCTATGGTGACACCCATCCGTATGGACTGATCGGGGAGAGCGAGACATCTGTCCGCTCCATCACGGCCGCCGATCTGCGTGCGTTTGCCGAGTCGCACGCGGCCGTGGGTGATGCTCTGCTGCTCGTTGTCGGCGCCTTCGATGTGCCTGCGGCGCGCGCACGTATTGCCGCGCGGTTCGGCGCGCTGCCGGCGCGAGCCGGTATGTCCGCTCGGCGTTGGCGTGAACTGCCACCGGCGCAGTCGCTCCGCCGCGATATGCAGCGTGCCACATCGGGACCATCGCGCATCACCCGTCGCTTTGCCTTGCCGCCACTGGGTGATCCTGCGCTCGAGCACGCCGAGGTGGCGTTGCGCATGGCGGCGGCGCGCTGGCACCAACATGGCGCCACGTTCCGTCAGGCGCCCCGTGTGTCCATTGAACCCGGCATGCTGGCCAGCGACCTCACCATCGACGCCGAAGTGACCCATGCCGAACGCGTTGACGGCAGCGTCATCATGGCCAGCAGCCGCGCGCTCGACAGTGCATTGGCAGCGGTAGCCCGCGGCGACACCGCAGCACTGACCGACGCCCGTGCCGATGCCACGGCGGCCCTGCTCACACTGCACGACGCATTGGGGTTCCAACGCTCACGCACCGAACAACTGGGCGAAGCGACGTTTTTCACGGGTGACCCCAACGTGGCGCGCGTGCGTCTACGGCGGCTTCAGCGCGTCACCCGCACCGAGGCCATGCGCGCGGCGGCTGATTGGTTGGTGGGACGTGGGTACGAACTCGCGCTCGTAGCGACATCGGAGAGCCGGCCACCAGAGGGCACACTGCCGACCAATGCGCCGATGGTGTTTGGCACATCGGGCGCGCGCACCATTGCCGAAACACACGATACGACGGTGCACGACGTGCGATTCATCGTCACGCCGCTCCACACCTTGCCGGTGGTGCGCATTTCCGTCGTCAGTGACAGCGCCCCGGTGGCAACCCGTCAACGGGCCACCGGCAGTATCGCACAACTCTGGACATGGCTGGCTGGTCTGCGCCCGCAATCCGGGGCCACGGTGTACGTGGAGGGCGACATTACGCCAAGTTCTGCGGTCAATGCCCTGTCGCGCGCCACGCACGGTTGGCTACGCACGACAAAGACCGGCGGCCTTCCGGCTGTCGCCGTCGCGCCGCTCACGCCAGGCGTGCGTAACATCCCGGCACCGGGACGTGTGCAGACGCAGTTGCGCATCGAACTGCGCATTCCTTCGGCCACACCAGCCGATGAAATCGCGCTGCGGGTGCTGCGCAAACGACTCACGGCGGCGCTCAACACCCGCCTGCGCACCGAACGGCGATGGAGTTATGGCGCCAACAGCACAGTGGCTGTGGAAGGCGACTCGTCTCGTCTCACGATGCTGGCGGAAGTACAATCCGATCGGGTGCGGGAAAGCCTGCAGGAAGCGGAGGCCGTGGTGCGCGCCTTTGCTGATGGCACGCTGCGCTTGCCGGATCACCAGGTGTTGGCCGAAGAGATACGACAGGAGCTCCTGCTCGATCACGCCACGCTGGCAAGCATCGAAGGGTCCTTGCGCGCCGACCTCGCAGCAGGCCGTACAGTGCACTGGCGGTCCTTGTTGCTGGCGCGTGTCGCGACCACAAACGCGGAAGACGTGGCGCGTGCGCGTCGTCTCGCCGACTGGTCGCGTATGACCATCACGCTGACCGGTGATCCGCAGACCCTGCCTCAGGCGCCGTCAGGTCGATAG
- a CDS encoding serine hydrolase domain-containing protein produces the protein MRHVMGVGIALYAIAAPASLAAQAPPVTRPAAAAAPTLASLDSLITHSMDEAGIMGFSAAVIVDKRVVWMKGYGFMDWQRTRPFTPNTTAKVASVAKPFVGVSMMRAVKEGKLSLDADINRYLPFRVVNPHRPDVPITLRHLATHTSGITDRWEIYRATYTFDGDSREPLLSFLTAYFTPGGKYYAKENFLEAKPGELRDYSNIGAALAGLIVERAYGQPLNVYTRQHIFTPLKMTHTGWFMRDVDRTNHSTPFVSQSGFTVPIPIYGGTTYPDGALRTSVSDLSRFFIAMLNNGTYEGTRILDSASAAEMRRFQLTDANRPTNFPAADGNTGLFWRTKFNGLRVGHGGNDPGVEVEMLSDVAGNVGVIYISNTSLSGTDRRATGAIFDALWKYGEHIRATGSPSSR, from the coding sequence ATGCGGCACGTCATGGGCGTTGGCATCGCGCTGTACGCGATCGCAGCCCCCGCGTCACTCGCGGCGCAAGCGCCTCCGGTCACTAGGCCGGCAGCCGCCGCAGCGCCCACACTCGCATCACTGGACAGTCTCATCACACACTCGATGGACGAAGCCGGCATCATGGGTTTCAGCGCGGCCGTGATCGTCGACAAGCGCGTCGTGTGGATGAAGGGGTACGGATTCATGGACTGGCAGCGCACACGTCCGTTCACACCCAATACCACTGCCAAAGTCGCCTCTGTCGCGAAGCCATTTGTTGGCGTGTCCATGATGCGGGCCGTGAAGGAAGGCAAGCTCTCGCTGGATGCCGACATCAATCGGTACCTGCCGTTCCGCGTGGTGAACCCGCACCGCCCCGATGTGCCCATCACACTGCGACATCTCGCCACGCACACCTCGGGCATCACCGATCGATGGGAGATCTATCGCGCCACCTACACGTTCGACGGCGATTCCAGGGAACCGTTGTTGAGTTTTCTCACGGCGTACTTCACACCGGGCGGGAAGTACTACGCGAAGGAGAACTTCCTCGAGGCCAAACCAGGTGAATTGCGCGACTATTCCAACATCGGCGCCGCACTCGCTGGCCTGATCGTGGAGCGCGCGTATGGACAGCCGCTGAATGTGTATACCAGGCAGCATATCTTCACGCCGCTCAAGATGACGCACACCGGCTGGTTCATGCGCGACGTCGACCGCACGAATCACTCCACGCCGTTCGTGTCACAGAGCGGATTCACGGTACCCATCCCAATCTACGGCGGCACGACTTATCCGGACGGCGCCCTGCGCACGTCGGTGTCCGATCTGTCGCGTTTCTTCATCGCGATGCTCAACAACGGTACCTACGAAGGCACACGCATCCTCGACTCGGCAAGCGCCGCCGAGATGCGGCGTTTCCAGCTCACGGACGCGAACCGTCCGACCAACTTCCCAGCCGCCGACGGCAATACCGGCCTGTTCTGGCGCACCAAGTTCAATGGCCTGCGAGTGGGTCATGGCGGCAACGACCCCGGGGTGGAAGTCGAAATGCTGTCGGACGTTGCCGGCAACGTGGGCGTCATCTACATCTCCAATACATCCCTGAGCGGCACCGATCGACGCGCCACCGGGGCGATCTTCGATGCCCTCTGGAAATACGGCGAGCACATACGCGCGACCGGATCCCCCAGCTCGCGCTGA
- a CDS encoding ABC transporter ATP-binding protein — protein sequence MHPPVELQIRHVSKTYANGVQALKDVSLTIPAGMYGLLGANGAGKSTLMRILATLQDPDAGSIMLGDIDVVAQKDKTRRTLGYLPQEFGVYPKASAEDLLEHFALLKGVASRTERRALVEVLLRQVNLWDVRKQRLGGYSGGMRQRFGVAVALLGNPKLMIVDEPTAGLDPAERVRFLNLLSELGENSVVLLSTHIVEDVSELCTRMAIIDRGEILLEAEPLRAVSELRGRIWRRVVARSELATIEQQYQVISTKLLAGRTVVHVFHPDTPGTGFEPAEPDLEDVYFSTMAGHIGRRANMVTV from the coding sequence ATGCATCCCCCCGTTGAACTCCAGATCCGCCACGTCTCCAAGACCTACGCCAATGGCGTTCAGGCCCTCAAAGACGTCTCGCTCACCATTCCCGCCGGCATGTATGGCCTGCTCGGCGCCAATGGGGCGGGCAAGTCCACCCTCATGCGCATCCTCGCCACGCTTCAGGACCCCGACGCGGGGTCCATCATGCTCGGTGATATCGATGTGGTGGCGCAGAAGGACAAAACCCGTCGCACACTCGGCTATCTGCCGCAGGAATTCGGCGTGTACCCCAAAGCCAGCGCCGAAGACCTGCTCGAACACTTTGCACTGCTCAAGGGCGTGGCATCACGCACCGAACGACGCGCGCTGGTGGAAGTGTTGTTGCGGCAAGTCAACCTGTGGGATGTGCGCAAACAGCGACTGGGCGGCTATTCCGGCGGCATGCGGCAGCGGTTCGGCGTGGCGGTCGCCCTGCTCGGCAATCCGAAGCTCATGATCGTGGACGAGCCCACGGCCGGTCTCGATCCCGCTGAACGGGTGCGCTTCCTCAACCTGTTGTCGGAGCTTGGTGAGAACAGTGTGGTGCTGCTCTCCACACACATCGTCGAAGATGTGAGCGAGCTGTGCACGCGCATGGCCATCATCGACCGTGGTGAAATCCTGCTGGAGGCCGAACCGCTGCGTGCGGTGTCGGAACTGCGCGGACGCATCTGGCGACGTGTGGTGGCGCGCAGCGAACTCGCCACCATCGAGCAGCAGTATCAGGTGATCTCCACAAAGCTGCTGGCCGGTCGCACCGTGGTACACGTATTCCATCCCGACACCCCCGGGACCGGGTTCGAACCCGCGGAGCCCGATCTCGAAGATGTGTACTTCAGCACCATGGCCGGACATATCGGCCGACGCGCGAACATGGTGACGGTGTGA
- a CDS encoding SDR family NAD(P)-dependent oxidoreductase: protein MALALLSALAMAPTHALRAQAAPQPAVLVTGASSGIGRVIAERLAKEGFFVYAGARQADDIAALSAIPNMRGVRLDVTSTADVAAVAKQIQADGRGLYGLVNNAGVATGGPLIATDDAELTRVLDVNVVGPLRVTRGMAPLLLASKGRVVTISSISGILSGAMLGVYSMSKHAVEAFGDALGVELAGLGVTSSLIEPGNYRSEIGRNTMAAAVAAAERAKGTPFETPMQNFVRAMGNYDSYAPPDSVASAALHAFTAPQPRPRYMVVPAEAQATVTIRKAMEEMVQLNHGHQFSYDRAALIKMLDEALARAK from the coding sequence ATGGCGCTTGCGCTCTTGAGCGCATTGGCGATGGCGCCGACACACGCCCTGCGTGCTCAGGCCGCTCCGCAACCTGCGGTGCTGGTGACCGGTGCGAGTTCCGGCATTGGGCGTGTGATTGCCGAGCGACTCGCGAAGGAAGGGTTCTTCGTGTACGCCGGCGCGCGTCAGGCGGACGACATCGCGGCCCTGTCGGCCATTCCCAACATGCGTGGGGTGCGGCTCGATGTGACCTCAACGGCCGATGTGGCGGCCGTGGCGAAGCAGATTCAGGCCGATGGGCGCGGGTTGTATGGGTTGGTGAACAACGCCGGTGTGGCCACTGGCGGTCCCCTCATTGCCACGGATGATGCAGAACTCACGCGGGTGCTCGATGTGAATGTCGTGGGGCCGCTGCGTGTGACGCGGGGGATGGCCCCTTTGCTTCTCGCATCCAAGGGACGCGTGGTGACCATTTCCTCCATCTCCGGCATTCTGTCGGGTGCCATGCTCGGTGTGTATTCCATGAGCAAACACGCGGTGGAGGCTTTTGGTGATGCGTTGGGTGTGGAACTGGCCGGGCTGGGTGTGACGTCCAGTCTCATTGAACCGGGCAACTATCGCTCGGAGATCGGCCGCAACACGATGGCCGCGGCCGTGGCCGCCGCCGAACGGGCGAAGGGCACTCCGTTCGAGACGCCCATGCAGAATTTCGTGCGCGCCATGGGCAACTACGATTCGTACGCGCCGCCCGACAGCGTGGCGTCGGCCGCATTGCATGCTTTCACTGCCCCGCAGCCGCGACCGCGCTACATGGTGGTACCCGCGGAGGCTCAGGCCACGGTGACCATCCGCAAGGCCATGGAAGAGATGGTGCAGCTCAATCACGGCCACCAGTTCAGCTACGACCGTGCAGCGCTCATCAAGATGCTGGATGAGGCGCTGGCGCGGGCGAAGTAA
- a CDS encoding zinc ribbon domain-containing protein YjdM translates to MSEFPACPKCASEFSYSDGFQFVCPSCAHEWPLSSTAGDTAAVGETKVWRDANGNQLIDGDTVTVIKDLKIKGTSSVVKVGTKVKNIRLVDGDHDIDCKIDGVGAMKLKSEFVKKSG, encoded by the coding sequence GTGAGCGAGTTTCCCGCCTGCCCCAAATGTGCATCGGAGTTCAGCTATTCGGACGGCTTCCAGTTCGTCTGCCCCTCCTGTGCGCATGAATGGCCGTTGTCGTCCACCGCTGGCGACACCGCCGCAGTGGGCGAAACCAAGGTCTGGCGTGATGCCAATGGGAATCAGCTCATCGACGGTGATACCGTCACGGTGATCAAGGATCTCAAGATCAAGGGCACCTCCAGCGTCGTGAAGGTGGGGACCAAGGTGAAGAACATCCGCCTCGTGGACGGTGACCACGATATCGACTGCAAGATCGACGGCGTGGGCGCCATGAAACTCAAGTCGGAGTTCGTGAAAAAGTCGGGCTGA
- a CDS encoding Spx/MgsR family RNA polymerase-binding regulatory protein, which produces MAATLYGFRSCDMVRNAIKWLDANGVAYTFFDYRKDALDPAVVDDWFARADWELVFNRNSTTFKELPEQQKVGIDAQRAKQMMLAETNLIKRPVLDTGDQLLLGFKAANWATALGK; this is translated from the coding sequence ATGGCAGCAACGTTGTACGGGTTTCGGAGTTGCGACATGGTACGCAACGCGATCAAGTGGCTCGACGCCAATGGCGTGGCCTACACCTTCTTCGACTATCGCAAGGACGCGCTCGATCCGGCGGTGGTCGACGACTGGTTCGCACGCGCCGATTGGGAGCTGGTGTTCAATCGCAACTCCACCACCTTCAAGGAATTGCCAGAGCAGCAAAAGGTGGGCATCGATGCACAACGCGCGAAGCAGATGATGCTGGCCGAGACCAATCTCATCAAACGTCCGGTGCTCGATACGGGCGATCAGCTCCTGCTCGGCTTCAAGGCGGCGAACTGGGCCACCGCACTGGGCAAGTAG
- a CDS encoding DinB family protein, with the protein MTGEMWHGSAIAELLPHFTATQARQHPIAGAHSVWELVLHMTAWADIVAQRLDGDTQGYPAPDVDWPPVPAAATAQAWARAKTRLFAAYETLAARVESLPEERFAKTVDGQDYTTAVMLDGVVEHAAYHGGQMAMLWRALST; encoded by the coding sequence ATGACTGGCGAAATGTGGCATGGATCAGCCATCGCAGAATTGTTGCCGCATTTCACGGCTACGCAGGCCAGACAGCATCCCATCGCAGGCGCGCACAGTGTGTGGGAGCTGGTCCTCCACATGACCGCGTGGGCCGACATCGTCGCCCAGCGACTCGATGGCGATACACAGGGGTACCCCGCGCCAGACGTGGACTGGCCGCCAGTTCCCGCTGCTGCGACCGCACAGGCATGGGCACGTGCGAAGACACGTCTGTTTGCCGCGTACGAAACACTGGCCGCCCGTGTGGAATCACTGCCCGAAGAACGCTTCGCAAAAACCGTGGACGGGCAAGACTACACCACTGCCGTGATGCTGGACGGTGTCGTCGAACACGCGGCATATCACGGCGGACAGATGGCCATGCTGTGGCGAGCGCTATCGACCTGA
- a CDS encoding PEP-CTERM sorting domain-containing protein gives MTLERIYLFTMQQEKAMAPLRGKLVGTLLAVSALVGMGTPRAAEAQLSFWEFVGNCEDCARAAEERTYQVGGRLVLNNYVQGQMLTNNNFVSFTYEGSNLLDSFLVYTGLPPEAPVEPWVHALNLEGDGLQGSLISGGAQTLSMFFGDGLELTLADGQFFICGAKGDTYYAVACSWQQNQDFGTGSFIAQNVSTVPEPSTYALMAAGLGALLAFRRRRQAA, from the coding sequence ATGACATTGGAACGCATCTACCTATTCACCATGCAGCAGGAGAAGGCGATGGCGCCACTTCGCGGAAAGCTGGTCGGGACGCTGTTGGCAGTATCAGCACTGGTCGGTATGGGGACACCAAGAGCCGCTGAGGCCCAGCTCTCGTTCTGGGAATTCGTGGGCAATTGTGAGGACTGTGCGAGGGCGGCAGAAGAGCGCACGTACCAAGTGGGGGGGAGATTGGTCCTCAACAACTACGTGCAGGGCCAGATGCTGACGAACAACAACTTCGTCTCGTTCACGTATGAAGGCTCGAATCTGCTGGATTCGTTCCTCGTCTACACCGGACTCCCGCCCGAGGCTCCCGTAGAGCCCTGGGTGCACGCGCTGAATCTCGAAGGGGATGGCCTACAGGGATCACTGATCAGCGGTGGCGCGCAAACTCTGAGCATGTTCTTCGGTGATGGTCTGGAGCTGACGCTGGCCGACGGACAGTTCTTCATCTGCGGAGCGAAAGGCGATACGTACTACGCCGTGGCGTGCAGTTGGCAGCAGAATCAGGACTTCGGCACGGGCAGCTTCATTGCGCAGAACGTGAGCACTGTACCGGAACCCAGCACCTATGCCTTGATGGCGGCTGGTCTGGGTGCCCTGCTGGCCTTCCGGCGGCGGCGTCAGGCAGCCTGA